In Rhodococcus sp. OK302, one genomic interval encodes:
- a CDS encoding HNH endonuclease signature motif containing protein — MLESGVGNCGPSAPLTGTESDCALIDLISELHSCEAKLVERKLAAIAEFFTRRSAEHTASGTWSSTAHELAESEIGAVLTMGRSAAGKLIGLGFALKTRLHRTREAMARGELDLYRVGLIESATANVSDDLIDDVERLVLEQVLSPAVDGGTGLTGRRLTGVIDRIVARVDPEGMRERRRRALADRFVGVSAMEDGMARIVGSIPAEQARLFDGRLRELALSVCRDDSRTYEQRRADALGALLDGSAVLPCDCGRVDCVQDRSGLAVVRRPLVVVVMSESTYSNSSDGGDEPAHLDGHGVISAEHAREIAKDAIVKEVRVPADVVPEPASDSLPASAFVYRPGAALDTWLRAAAGSCQWLHCDVPAWNCDLDHLVPFDHADPANGGKTIASNLSAYCRNHHRLKHSGRWLHTPNLDRTVSLVSATGHCYRTRAAGLLAGSTDPIPPEGGPARRTRLENKAARVRGERRRRRALMDVRAEKLARRERRLEVRKRTRLLQRLMRVRATASGRKYVVRGRRPVDYGDDPPPF, encoded by the coding sequence ATGTTGGAGTCGGGGGTGGGAAATTGCGGTCCGTCAGCACCGCTGACCGGTACCGAATCCGATTGCGCCCTCATCGATCTCATCTCCGAACTGCATTCGTGTGAAGCGAAGTTGGTGGAGCGCAAACTTGCTGCGATTGCCGAGTTTTTCACCCGCCGTAGCGCCGAGCACACGGCCTCGGGGACGTGGTCGTCCACGGCGCACGAGTTGGCGGAATCGGAGATCGGGGCGGTGTTGACGATGGGCCGCTCAGCGGCCGGGAAACTCATCGGCCTGGGTTTCGCGTTGAAGACCCGCCTGCACCGTACCCGGGAGGCGATGGCGCGCGGAGAACTGGATCTCTACCGGGTCGGGTTGATCGAATCGGCCACTGCGAATGTGTCGGATGATTTGATCGACGATGTGGAACGCCTTGTCCTGGAACAGGTCTTGTCTCCGGCCGTGGATGGTGGGACGGGGTTGACGGGTCGCCGGTTGACCGGCGTGATCGATCGGATTGTGGCGCGGGTGGATCCGGAGGGGATGCGGGAGCGCCGTCGCCGTGCGTTGGCGGACCGGTTTGTCGGGGTCAGTGCCATGGAGGACGGGATGGCCCGGATCGTGGGCAGTATTCCGGCGGAGCAGGCCCGACTGTTCGACGGTCGGTTGCGGGAGTTGGCTCTGTCGGTGTGCCGGGATGATTCGCGGACGTATGAGCAGCGGCGGGCGGATGCGTTGGGTGCGTTGTTGGATGGTTCGGCGGTGTTGCCGTGTGATTGTGGCCGGGTGGATTGCGTGCAGGATCGGTCGGGGTTGGCGGTGGTGCGTCGTCCGTTGGTGGTTGTGGTGATGTCGGAGTCGACGTACAGCAACAGCAGCGACGGTGGTGACGAGCCGGCACATCTGGACGGACACGGCGTGATCAGTGCCGAGCACGCCCGGGAGATCGCGAAGGACGCCATCGTCAAGGAAGTGCGGGTGCCGGCAGATGTAGTGCCTGAGCCTGCCTCGGATTCACTGCCGGCGTCGGCGTTCGTCTACCGCCCTGGCGCGGCATTGGATACGTGGCTACGGGCGGCGGCGGGGAGTTGTCAGTGGTTGCACTGCGACGTCCCGGCGTGGAATTGCGATCTTGATCATCTGGTGCCGTTCGATCATGCCGATCCCGCCAATGGTGGGAAAACGATCGCGTCGAATTTGTCGGCGTATTGCCGAAATCATCATCGGCTCAAGCATTCCGGCCGCTGGTTGCACACCCCGAACCTGGATCGGACGGTCAGCCTGGTTTCTGCGACGGGGCATTGTTACCGGACCCGGGCGGCGGGATTGCTGGCGGGATCAACCGATCCGATCCCACCGGAGGGTGGGCCGGCGCGGCGGACGAGGTTGGAGAACAAGGCTGCCCGGGTTCGGGGTGAACGCCGGCGTCGGCGTGCGCTGATGGATGTTCGGGCTGAGAAGTTGGCGCGGCGGGAGCGGCGGCTGGAAGTTCGGAAGCGGACTCGGTTGTTGCAGCGGTTGATGCGGGTGCGGGCAACAGCGTCGGGACGTAAGTATGTGGTTCGTGGGCGGAGGCCGGTGGATTACGGGGATGATCCGCCACCGTTCTGA
- a CDS encoding TetR/AcrR family transcriptional regulator: MTTTGAGRPRLSTRKRPGATARDEILDAAAELFTTGGFTTTSTRMIADAVGIRQASLYHHFANKEDLLAALLVETVTSPVAFAQQLSESEEPATLRMYALTWFDAHQLATSRWNLGALYLLPELRTERFESFRAQRNILLDLYTEFAQDAMVQVDPRRDVDIGIAQLPFRLVETVINTRSDVEAESAGTPPSPDIIADAAMRVLGWTGSTAELAARTTRFIADYEGCQSM; encoded by the coding sequence ATGACTACTACCGGAGCGGGCCGTCCGAGGCTCTCGACACGTAAGCGTCCCGGAGCAACCGCGCGCGACGAGATCCTGGATGCGGCGGCCGAGTTGTTCACCACCGGCGGTTTCACCACCACATCGACACGGATGATCGCCGATGCGGTGGGCATCAGGCAGGCATCTCTCTATCACCACTTCGCGAACAAGGAAGACCTCCTGGCGGCGCTGCTTGTAGAGACGGTCACCTCCCCCGTCGCATTCGCACAGCAACTGTCGGAGAGCGAGGAACCTGCCACCCTGCGCATGTACGCCCTGACATGGTTCGACGCCCATCAACTGGCGACCTCGCGATGGAACCTCGGAGCCCTGTACCTACTGCCCGAGCTGCGAACCGAACGCTTCGAGTCGTTCCGCGCCCAACGCAACATATTGCTCGACCTCTACACAGAGTTCGCCCAGGACGCGATGGTTCAGGTCGATCCACGGCGCGATGTCGACATCGGTATCGCTCAGTTGCCGTTCCGTCTCGTCGAGACCGTGATCAACACAAGGTCGGACGTCGAGGCGGAAAGCGCCGGCACTCCACCGTCTCCTGACATCATCGCGGACGCGGCCATGAGGGTCCTGGGGTGGACGGGATCTACCGCTGAACTTGCTGCTCGTACAACAAGATTTATCGCTGACTATGAGGGATGCCAAAGTATGTGA